In Clostridium sporogenes, one genomic interval encodes:
- a CDS encoding DUF2179 domain-containing protein, with protein sequence MLSYYAFIFFAKIMEVALMTIRTVLITRGEKLYGSIIGFIEVTIWLYVTSSVLSGIKDDPIRMVVYALGFTCGNYMGCVIEEKLAIGLLTINVITSESDGKRLAEILRDENVGVTMVDAEGKIDQKKMLIIHAKRKRRQEIIRTIEGSDINAMISINDIKTVYGGYGIRK encoded by the coding sequence ATGTTATCATATTATGCATTTATATTTTTTGCTAAAATTATGGAAGTTGCACTAATGACGATTAGAACCGTTTTAATCACTCGTGGTGAAAAATTATATGGGTCAATTATAGGGTTTATAGAAGTAACTATATGGCTTTATGTAACTAGTTCTGTTTTAAGTGGAATTAAAGACGACCCTATAAGAATGGTAGTTTATGCTTTAGGTTTTACTTGTGGTAATTATATGGGCTGTGTAATAGAAGAAAAATTAGCTATAGGCCTATTAACTATAAATGTTATAACTTCAGAATCAGATGGTAAAAGATTGGCAGAAATATTAAGAGATGAAAATGTAGGAGTAACTATGGTAGATGCAGAAGGAAAAATAGATCAAAAGAAAATGCTTATAATACACGCTAAGAGAAAGAGAAGACAGGAAATTATAAGAACTATAGAAGGTAGCGACATAAATGCAATGATATCTATAAATGATATAAAAACTGTTTATGGTGGTTATGGTATAAGAAAATGA
- a CDS encoding DegV family protein, which produces MEKIALITDTTSDLPEDILEKYNIKQLAFRIIYKDRELKDRFDISSKEVYENLEVEVPTSSLPSMEDMDNLFTQLEGEGYTHVIAVVLSSGLSGIYNGMKIVSENHPKLTTYICDSKSISLGEGVLLMESARMLEEGKSFNEIVEAIPKIRENVKTFFVVGTLEYLKKGGRIGKVAGTIAELLNIKPIISIDNEDGKYYTYTKVRGRKQSLAKLIDIAKEFLEKGKCKIYVLHGNAEEEAKTVFEVLKNLPNVTFAMLGGCISPVSGAHSGPGLVGVACLRDMDYCGN; this is translated from the coding sequence TTGGAAAAAATTGCATTGATTACTGATACAACTAGTGATTTACCAGAAGATATACTAGAAAAATATAACATAAAGCAGCTAGCTTTTAGAATAATATATAAAGATAGGGAACTTAAAGATAGATTTGATATAAGCTCCAAAGAGGTTTATGAAAATTTAGAAGTAGAAGTTCCTACATCCTCACTACCATCTATGGAGGATATGGATAATCTTTTTACACAGTTAGAGGGAGAAGGATATACCCATGTAATAGCTGTAGTTTTATCCAGTGGATTATCAGGAATATATAATGGAATGAAAATAGTAAGTGAAAACCATCCAAAACTTACAACATATATATGTGATTCTAAATCTATATCCTTAGGTGAAGGCGTATTACTAATGGAATCTGCAAGAATGTTAGAAGAGGGTAAAAGTTTTAATGAAATAGTTGAAGCTATTCCTAAAATAAGAGAAAATGTTAAAACATTTTTTGTAGTAGGAACCCTTGAATATCTAAAAAAAGGTGGAAGAATAGGAAAAGTTGCTGGAACTATAGCAGAACTTTTAAATATTAAACCTATAATTTCTATAGATAATGAAGACGGTAAATATTATACATATACAAAAGTAAGAGGAAGAAAACAATCTCTAGCTAAACTTATAGATATAGCTAAAGAATTTTTGGAAAAGGGTAAATGTAAAATTTATGTTCTGCATGGAAATGCAGAAGAAGAAGCTAAGACAGTTTTTGAAGTTCTTAAAAATTTACCTAATGTTACTTTCGCTATGCTTGGAGGATGTATAAGCCCAGTTTCAGGTGCCCATAGTGGTCCAGGTTTAGTGGGTGTTGCATGTCTTAGAGATATGGATTATTGTGGAAATTAA
- a CDS encoding DUF3888 domain-containing protein translates to MINIKRLEPGSFNFEIKISVTTFKGSHNPPYGLETVTIKLDDSGKHIVNFKHESM, encoded by the coding sequence ATTATAAATATAAAAAGACTTGAACCTGGATCATTTAATTTTGAAATTAAAATTTCAGTAACAACATTTAAAGGTTCACACAATCCACCTTATGGTTTAGAGACAGTTACTATAAAGCTTGATGATTCTGGAAAACACATTGTAAACTTTAAACATGAATCTATGTAG
- a CDS encoding ABC transporter ATP-binding protein, with the protein MENKVAISITNLSKKVKDRTLLDNINITFSKGEIHGIVGRNGSGKTMLFKAICGLINATKGEIHVFGQIIKNGAFPKDVGVIIENPGFLPQYSGFKNLKFLASINNKISDEDINHYIKLVKLDPLDKRPVKKYSLGMRQRLGIAQALMEKPGLLILDEPMNGLDEEGVKEIRALLLKLKEESVTILLCSHNSEDIKELCDHIYKMDNGVLTKQN; encoded by the coding sequence ATGGAGAATAAAGTTGCGATAAGTATAACCAATCTTTCAAAAAAAGTTAAAGATAGAACTTTATTAGATAATATAAATATAACATTTTCTAAAGGTGAAATACATGGAATAGTTGGTAGGAATGGCTCAGGAAAAACTATGCTATTTAAAGCTATTTGTGGACTAATTAATGCTACAAAAGGGGAAATACATGTTTTTGGTCAGATTATAAAAAATGGGGCTTTCCCTAAAGATGTAGGAGTTATAATAGAAAATCCAGGTTTTCTTCCACAATATTCAGGCTTTAAAAATTTAAAATTTTTAGCCAGTATAAATAATAAAATATCTGATGAGGATATAAATCATTATATTAAATTAGTCAAATTAGATCCATTAGATAAAAGACCTGTTAAAAAGTATTCTTTAGGAATGAGGCAAAGACTTGGAATTGCACAAGCTTTAATGGAAAAACCTGGACTTCTTATATTAGACGAGCCTATGAATGGATTGGATGAAGAAGGAGTAAAAGAAATAAGAGCATTATTATTAAAATTAAAAGAAGAATCAGTAACAATTTTATTATGTAGTCATAATAGTGAAGACATTAAAGAATTATGTGATCATATTTATAAAATGGATAATGGTGTTTTAACTAAACAGAATTAA
- a CDS encoding ABC transporter ATP-binding protein, whose amino-acid sequence MSILKGINIKKKINIGDNSYDILNGINLGINEGEFLSIMGQSGAGKSTLLYILSGLDKPSEGSVLFENDYIFNMKDSRLSKLRRENFGFIFQFYNLIEGLNVEDNISIIFEYEGIPKKKYKEKLEFLLNKVGLYEKRKCYPYQLSGGQQQRVAIARALITDPKIIFADEPTGSLDSNSGNNVLEILKSLNVNDKKTIVMVTHDKHASSFSNRIIEIKDGKIDISNK is encoded by the coding sequence ATGAGTATATTAAAAGGTATTAATATTAAAAAGAAAATTAATATAGGAGATAATTCCTATGATATATTAAATGGTATTAATTTAGGAATTAATGAGGGCGAATTTTTAAGTATAATGGGCCAATCTGGCGCTGGCAAAAGTACATTATTATATATTCTTAGTGGCTTAGACAAACCAAGTGAAGGTAGCGTATTGTTTGAAAATGATTATATTTTCAATATGAAGGACAGCAGGCTTAGTAAGTTAAGACGAGAAAATTTTGGGTTTATTTTTCAGTTTTATAATCTAATAGAAGGTTTAAATGTTGAGGATAATATATCAATTATATTTGAATATGAAGGGATTCCTAAAAAAAAGTATAAGGAAAAATTAGAATTTTTACTTAATAAAGTGGGTCTATATGAAAAAAGAAAATGCTATCCATACCAATTATCAGGAGGACAGCAGCAAAGGGTAGCTATAGCTAGAGCATTAATTACAGATCCTAAAATAATATTTGCAGATGAGCCTACAGGAAGTTTAGACTCTAACTCTGGTAACAATGTGCTGGAGATATTAAAATCATTGAATGTAAATGATAAGAAAACTATAGTAATGGTTACTCATGATAAGCATGCATCTTCATTTAGTAACAGAATTATAGAAATAAAGGATGGAAAGATTGATATAAGTAATAAATAG
- a CDS encoding ABC transporter permease — MRLFFKVAFNSIRKNKIRYMLLTCTLVLSTIIMLSTSIIKDSAIKIREDQLRKTTLNSQLVITTADEKNPFFNPKDIINSIKDIDGISHIVPRIGGMAKNAKTLKDINIIGVDLNKQKAAFPIELIDKYKVKDKENEIIINEKYAKENSLKVGAKIKLLIGTKNKEFIISGISKNTGVFDPSMNTAMISIDNAQYLLDQKDNAYSIGITIKNLDDINNMIEKIKPKVSSKFIIQQRYDMDYFKSYVGTIDMALKIIGVLSIFITLFLTYSTFSLIIYERLHQIGILRSLGISKEDIKVSVIVENLLIVLSSIAIGSILTIPFVKLILNYIVQDGYFTLDLRKFLFIDLIIIIFSVLVILVSLRKILNMSVINLLKGIGKKYYTNKIGKIFKFSFGVLLLIVSIVILISEYKRENGTLVLILGALFFIISFVFLAKLLLIMFNWIYKKIFSIFKGSVSILFKELVMQFSNIVDIVIITSIIICSIYVSVTLKNMINNGVMNVYGNADLMLSIDGTVEEDFTDKIKNIKYINNSLLQSRTTEVIKDTKVDIAGIDGSQYKKDFSTEIIKKGENNIFDKLDNGKNIIITTTFSKNTGVNLNDSLKINEVNYKIIGVVSSFENMGKVLFVSKDNFNKDIKVKDKDLCLIKVNSKQIKSTTNEIEKLFKDKYENKYSIQELTALNEENNNNNNKTFTIVNVLICISTIICIISMSNNVTINLLSRKKVYATKGALGISKGYLSKCILFEAIILGSYSGIFGLGLGVTLSNYINKILSYYIGDMMFIKDYKIMVILVLISIGITVISYIYPMRKIYRINIIDEIKSDE; from the coding sequence ATGAGGTTGTTTTTTAAAGTTGCATTTAACAGTATAAGAAAAAATAAGATTAGATATATGTTATTAACTTGTACCTTAGTTTTATCTACAATTATTATGTTATCTACATCTATAATAAAAGATTCTGCAATTAAAATCAGAGAAGATCAGCTAAGAAAAACAACTTTAAATAGCCAACTGGTGATAACAACTGCAGATGAAAAAAATCCTTTTTTCAATCCTAAAGATATTATAAATTCTATCAAGGATATAGATGGAATAAGTCATATTGTGCCTAGAATAGGGGGTATGGCAAAGAACGCTAAAACTTTAAAAGATATAAATATTATTGGGGTTGATCTTAATAAACAGAAAGCAGCATTCCCAATAGAGTTGATAGATAAATATAAGGTTAAAGATAAAGAAAATGAGATTATAATTAATGAAAAGTATGCAAAGGAAAATTCTTTAAAAGTAGGAGCTAAGATAAAACTATTAATTGGAACTAAGAATAAAGAGTTTATTATAAGTGGAATATCAAAAAATACAGGGGTATTTGATCCTAGTATGAATACTGCAATGATTAGTATTGATAATGCCCAGTACCTTTTAGACCAAAAGGATAATGCTTATTCAATTGGAATAACAATAAAAAATTTAGATGATATAAATAATATGATTGAGAAAATAAAGCCTAAAGTATCATCAAAATTTATAATCCAACAACGATATGATATGGATTATTTTAAATCCTATGTAGGAACTATAGATATGGCATTAAAGATAATTGGTGTGTTGTCTATATTTATAACATTGTTTCTAACTTATTCAACATTTTCACTTATAATTTATGAAAGGTTGCATCAAATTGGTATATTGAGAAGTTTAGGTATATCAAAGGAGGATATTAAAGTAAGTGTTATAGTAGAAAACTTACTTATAGTATTAAGTTCAATAGCTATAGGGAGTATATTAACTATTCCTTTTGTAAAGTTAATTTTAAACTATATAGTGCAGGATGGATATTTTACTTTAGATTTGAGAAAATTTTTATTCATTGATTTAATAATTATAATTTTTAGTGTACTAGTAATATTAGTTTCTTTAAGGAAGATATTAAATATGTCTGTCATAAATCTTTTAAAAGGTATTGGGAAAAAATATTATACAAATAAAATAGGGAAAATATTTAAATTTTCTTTTGGAGTTCTGCTATTAATTGTATCTATAGTTATTTTAATTAGTGAATATAAAAGAGAAAATGGAACATTAGTATTAATTTTAGGGGCTCTTTTCTTTATTATTTCTTTTGTATTTTTAGCAAAACTACTACTTATAATGTTTAATTGGATTTACAAAAAAATATTTTCTATATTTAAAGGTTCGGTTAGCATTCTGTTTAAAGAGCTTGTAATGCAATTTTCTAATATAGTAGATATAGTAATAATTACATCAATAATTATTTGTTCAATTTATGTAAGTGTTACACTTAAAAATATGATAAACAATGGGGTAATGAATGTATACGGTAATGCAGATTTAATGCTAAGTATTGATGGGACAGTAGAGGAAGATTTTACAGATAAAATAAAGAATATAAAATATATTAATAACTCTCTACTACAATCAAGAACAACAGAGGTCATAAAAGATACAAAGGTGGATATTGCAGGAATAGATGGATCTCAGTATAAGAAAGATTTCTCAACAGAAATTATTAAAAAAGGTGAAAATAATATATTTGATAAACTTGATAATGGGAAAAATATTATAATAACAACAACATTTAGTAAGAATACTGGCGTTAATTTAAATGATTCATTAAAAATTAATGAAGTGAATTATAAGATAATTGGAGTTGTTAGTAGTTTTGAAAATATGGGAAAAGTATTATTCGTATCCAAAGATAATTTCAATAAAGACATAAAGGTAAAGGATAAGGATTTATGTCTTATAAAAGTTAATAGTAAACAAATAAAGTCTACAACAAATGAAATAGAAAAACTGTTTAAGGACAAATATGAGAATAAATATTCTATACAAGAATTAACTGCTCTTAATGAAGAAAACAATAATAATAATAATAAAACATTTACCATAGTAAATGTCTTAATATGTATCTCAACAATTATATGCATAATTAGTATGAGTAACAATGTTACTATAAATCTTTTATCTAGAAAAAAAGTATATGCGACTAAAGGAGCTTTAGGCATATCTAAAGGTTATTTGAGTAAATGTATTTTATTCGAAGCTATAATCTTAGGTTCTTATAGTGGAATATTCGGATTAGGTTTAGGAGTTACATTAAGTAATTATATTAATAAAATCTTATCTTATTACATTGGAGATATGATGTTTATTAAGGATTACAAAATAATGGTGATTTTAGTTCTGATTTCTATAGGTATTACTGTTATTAGCTATATTTATCCTATGAGAAAAATATATAGGATAAATATAATAGATGAAATAAAGTCAGATGAATAA
- a CDS encoding GNAT family N-acetyltransferase has translation MDFIVREAKLSDLDNILELWRELSVDQLGKDNYYKGSLEFNCGDGQIKESIINDNCGMFVVEYNEEIHGFVEVWINRKDFSFEHNDYAYILHYYINEKGRNVRNIFSIIYHLYKIAEEWAISKGKPYIISDAFEHNERIVKFLKRVGVSKYKTRMVRKI, from the coding sequence ATGGACTTTATAGTTAGGGAAGCAAAATTATCTGATTTAGATAATATATTGGAACTATGGAGAGAGTTATCTGTAGATCAATTGGGAAAGGATAACTATTACAAAGGAAGTTTAGAATTTAATTGTGGAGATGGACAAATTAAAGAGTCTATAATAAATGATAATTGTGGAATGTTTGTTGTAGAGTATAATGAAGAAATTCATGGATTTGTAGAAGTATGGATAAATAGAAAGGATTTTTCCTTTGAACATAATGATTATGCTTATATATTACATTACTATATAAATGAAAAAGGTAGAAATGTAAGAAATATTTTCTCTATTATATATCATCTTTATAAGATTGCGGAAGAGTGGGCCATAAGTAAAGGGAAGCCTTATATAATTTCGGATGCTTTTGAACACAATGAGAGAATAGTTAAATTTTTAAAGAGAGTAGGAGTATCTAAATATAAAACACGAATGGTGAGAAAGATATGA
- a CDS encoding ABC transporter ATP-binding protein has product MKKILNNVWEVAKKYKGKELIGLIFTILYTVAIFISPMVSRYLIDSVIPSNSIYKLKTGILIFFGGCICQPIFGYLKNRVFMGISENITIMFREKMFNKVMDAPMEFFDGCSNGAIVSRISNDGRSVSEFITNFFVVVVKNIVLIIMIIIGMLMLSKEITLMVIFLYAIYFFINWKISRKFNPMSKSIQESYDQICIKINRSVESINTIKAFNQEEKVKKEFKEIIEKNYTNNLKFRKLSMLMNSISNGIMIASLSIVYGMGSLLVMDGKITIGTVVAMGLYFQLLVQPIYELLNSNIDIHTIVPIFNRINEYINLKTERVNKENSELSFLKEIEFKNVSFKYNNGSQAIDNINFKLPSKGIFAIVGDSGAGKSSLIKLLSAFYDSYQGEIKINEKELKEYGAKDIRKVISLVSQDIELVNESIKNNIKMGRGIKDSKIKEVVKSLNLEKTIEKLELGYDTIVNERANLSGGEKQRLSIARALVKESLIYIFDEPTAALDTINEKRVKDILEELSKERLVIIITHNLSLLNKAQCIYTIKQGEIVEEGDYEYLTKKDSYFSKLMKELSKK; this is encoded by the coding sequence ATGAAGAAAATATTAAACAATGTATGGGAAGTAGCAAAAAAATATAAAGGCAAAGAATTAATCGGGTTAATTTTTACTATTTTATATACGGTTGCTATATTTATATCTCCAATGGTGTCTAGGTATTTAATTGATAGTGTTATTCCAAGTAATTCAATTTATAAGCTAAAAACAGGCATATTAATATTTTTCGGTGGATGCATATGCCAACCTATATTTGGATATCTAAAAAATAGGGTTTTCATGGGAATAAGTGAAAATATAACAATAATGTTTAGAGAAAAAATGTTTAATAAAGTAATGGATGCACCTATGGAATTTTTCGATGGATGTAGTAATGGAGCCATTGTATCTAGAATAAGTAATGATGGAAGAAGTGTAAGTGAATTTATTACCAACTTTTTTGTTGTTGTCGTGAAAAATATAGTGCTAATAATCATGATTATCATTGGGATGCTAATGTTATCTAAGGAAATTACATTAATGGTTATTTTTTTATATGCAATATATTTTTTTATTAACTGGAAAATATCACGTAAATTTAATCCTATGTCTAAGAGTATCCAAGAAAGTTATGACCAAATATGTATAAAAATTAATCGAAGCGTTGAATCAATTAATACTATTAAAGCATTTAATCAAGAGGAGAAAGTAAAGAAAGAATTCAAAGAAATAATAGAAAAAAATTATACAAATAATTTAAAGTTTAGAAAATTGAGCATGTTAATGAATAGCATTAGTAATGGAATAATGATAGCATCATTATCTATTGTATATGGAATGGGAAGTTTACTTGTTATGGATGGAAAAATAACAATAGGAACAGTTGTGGCCATGGGGTTGTATTTTCAACTATTAGTACAACCAATATATGAGCTACTAAATAGCAATATAGATATACACACAATAGTTCCCATATTTAATAGAATTAATGAGTATATTAATTTAAAAACTGAAAGAGTTAATAAAGAAAATAGTGAACTTAGTTTTCTTAAAGAAATAGAATTTAAAAATGTTAGTTTTAAATATAATAATGGAAGCCAGGCTATAGATAATATTAACTTTAAGTTACCATCAAAAGGAATCTTTGCAATAGTTGGGGATTCTGGAGCAGGGAAAAGTTCTTTAATAAAATTATTGAGTGCTTTTTACGATTCATATCAAGGAGAAATAAAAATTAATGAAAAAGAGTTAAAAGAATATGGAGCAAAAGATATAAGAAAAGTTATAAGCCTAGTATCACAGGATATAGAGCTTGTGAATGAATCTATTAAAAATAATATAAAGATGGGTAGAGGTATAAAGGATTCAAAAATAAAAGAAGTTGTAAAGTCACTAAACCTAGAAAAAACTATAGAAAAATTAGAATTAGGCTATGACACTATAGTTAATGAAAGAGCAAATTTATCAGGTGGCGAAAAACAAAGATTATCCATTGCTAGAGCTTTAGTAAAAGAATCATTAATTTATATTTTTGATGAGCCTACAGCAGCCCTTGATACTATAAATGAAAAAAGAGTAAAAGATATACTAGAAGAGTTATCAAAAGAAAGACTGGTAATTATAATAACCCATAATTTGAGTTTATTAAATAAAGCTCAGTGTATTTATACAATTAAGCAAGGAGAAATAGTTGAAGAGGGTGATTATGAATATTTAACAAAAAAAGACTCATATTTTTCTAAGCTTATGAAGGAGCTGTCTAAAAAATAG
- a CDS encoding GNAT family N-acetyltransferase — MREDIEIYKAGISDMDKIADLIVSINEEKTKITKYDDFNFYHSKNSLKEVLNGENKNEIIFIAMDKESVVGMINLSFSDSDYMFFIDKFLYIKYLYVDKNKFIDTQEYKDVAKKLFAASIGEAKKHGFKYICGDVLSEENELRELFEINDMKNYKNRLYKKINTM; from the coding sequence ATGAGAGAAGACATAGAAATATATAAAGCAGGAATAAGTGATATGGACAAGATAGCCGATCTCATAGTATCTATAAATGAAGAAAAGACAAAAATTACAAAATATGATGATTTTAATTTTTATCATTCTAAAAATTCTTTAAAGGAAGTTTTAAATGGTGAGAATAAAAATGAAATAATATTTATAGCCATGGATAAAGAAAGCGTTGTAGGTATGATAAATTTGTCATTTAGTGATTCAGATTATATGTTTTTTATTGATAAGTTTTTATATATAAAGTATTTATATGTGGATAAAAATAAATTCATAGATACACAAGAGTATAAAGATGTTGCTAAAAAATTATTTGCAGCATCAATAGGTGAAGCTAAGAAACATGGATTTAAGTATATATGTGGAGATGTACTAAGTGAAGAAAATGAATTAAGAGAATTATTCGAAATAAATGATATGAAAAACTATAAAAATAGATTGTACAAAAAAATAAATACTATGTAG
- the ctpM gene encoding radical SAM/SPASM domain Clo7bot peptide maturase: protein MKKSKYNKIIKLEDGKTIAFNSVTCALAEVDQDFLDVLGNIENIDIENLDEKKRELVENMSEGNYIVHDDMDELKLLKYRNYNGKFSSGALGLVIAPTLACNFACPYCYETPKAGLMDKKVQDSLIEMIEENAKNKNNISITWYGGEPLLAKEMIFDFSQRAIEICERENVKYSAYIVTNGYLIDEETIENMKKAKITGAQITVDGPPSIHNKRRILKNSDEETFTTIMANVKKLIDGGIKNIAIRINVDKTNVDHVEELLDILEENRLKDVVVNLGHVTAYTDSCNGIANNCLNTKEYAKSDTKYQKVLFERGYKVAGAYPFYPSVKANYCCADNVGAYVIDSEGYMYKCWNDVGNVDRAVGNVTTIKDKVDEKMYARNMEYILWSPFEYEECKECSILPICMGGCPYKGTMKEKPECEKWIYNLEETIISTYNQKNGAECSQQGCCCE, encoded by the coding sequence ATGAAAAAATCTAAATACAATAAAATAATCAAATTAGAAGATGGAAAAACTATAGCTTTTAATAGTGTCACTTGTGCATTAGCAGAGGTAGATCAGGATTTCTTAGATGTATTAGGAAACATAGAAAATATAGATATAGAAAATTTAGATGAAAAAAAGAGAGAGTTAGTTGAAAACATGTCAGAGGGTAATTATATAGTTCATGATGATATGGATGAATTAAAGTTATTAAAATATAGAAATTACAATGGGAAGTTTTCAAGTGGCGCATTAGGACTAGTTATTGCTCCTACACTAGCTTGTAATTTTGCTTGTCCTTATTGTTATGAAACTCCTAAGGCGGGACTTATGGACAAAAAAGTTCAAGATAGTTTAATAGAAATGATAGAAGAAAATGCTAAAAATAAAAATAATATAAGTATAACCTGGTATGGTGGAGAACCCTTATTAGCAAAGGAGATGATATTTGACTTTTCTCAAAGGGCTATAGAAATATGTGAAAGAGAAAATGTTAAATATAGTGCATATATTGTAACCAATGGATACTTGATAGATGAAGAAACTATAGAAAATATGAAAAAAGCTAAAATAACAGGGGCGCAAATTACAGTGGATGGCCCTCCAAGTATTCATAATAAAAGAAGAATATTAAAGAATTCAGATGAGGAAACTTTTACTACAATAATGGCTAATGTAAAAAAACTTATAGATGGTGGAATTAAAAACATAGCTATTAGAATAAATGTAGATAAAACAAATGTTGATCATGTGGAGGAGTTATTAGATATATTAGAAGAAAATAGATTGAAAGATGTTGTTGTTAATCTAGGACATGTTACTGCATATACAGATAGTTGTAACGGAATTGCAAATAATTGTTTAAATACAAAAGAATATGCAAAAAGTGATACTAAATATCAGAAAGTACTTTTTGAAAGAGGATATAAGGTGGCAGGAGCATATCCTTTCTATCCAAGCGTAAAAGCAAATTATTGTTGTGCTGATAATGTTGGAGCTTATGTAATTGATTCTGAAGGATATATGTATAAATGTTGGAATGATGTTGGAAATGTTGATAGGGCGGTTGGAAATGTTACTACAATTAAAGACAAAGTAGATGAAAAAATGTATGCAAGAAATATGGAATATATATTATGGTCTCCATTTGAGTATGAAGAATGTAAGGAGTGTAGCATATTACCAATATGCATGGGGGGATGTCCATATAAAGGAACTATGAAGGAGAAGCCTGAATGTGAAAAATGGATATATAACCTTGAAGAAACAATAATATCAACATATAATCAAAAAAATGGGGCTGAATGTAGTCAGCAAGGATGTTGCTGTGAATAA
- a CDS encoding Clo7bot family Cys-rich peptide, whose amino-acid sequence MLRINRGNNMKYIIKPSSNKNWYCYCSDCNVCVNCNNCEVYHSRI is encoded by the coding sequence ATGTTGAGAATAAATAGGGGGAATAATATGAAATATATAATCAAGCCATCGTCAAATAAAAATTGGTATTGTTATTGTTCTGATTGCAACGTATGTGTGAATTGTAATAACTGTGAAGTATATCACTCAAGGATATAA
- a CDS encoding Clo7bot family Cys-rich peptide codes for MKYIIYRKKEWEYVSGYCHCSNCDNCHENCGTQCKTYYH; via the coding sequence ATGAAATATATAATTTATAGAAAGAAAGAATGGGAATATGTTTCTGGATATTGTCACTGTAGTAATTGCGATAATTGTCATGAAAATTGTGGAACCCAATGTAAGACCTATTACCACTAA
- a CDS encoding Clo7bot family Cys-rich peptide, producing MRYIIKRVNFKDGYCVVGCGENGCSSVCVNNCLRVCVVDCALNGGEAS from the coding sequence ATGAGATATATTATTAAAAGAGTAAATTTTAAAGATGGATATTGTGTTGTAGGCTGTGGAGAAAACGGGTGTAGTAGTGTTTGCGTAAATAATTGTTTAAGAGTATGTGTAGTAGATTGTGCACTTAATGGAGGAGAAGCATCATAA
- a CDS encoding Clo7bot family Cys-rich peptide, which yields MKYIKEPAKKFSQGYCVVCSGNCVNNCVGQSVWG from the coding sequence ATGAAATATATAAAAGAGCCTGCTAAAAAATTTTCACAAGGATATTGTGTTGTATGCTCTGGAAATTGCGTAAATAACTGTGTAGGCCAAAGTGTGTGGGGATAG
- a CDS encoding Clo7bot family Cys-rich peptide, translating to MKFIVKPKSFRIGLCYCDQCDYCSLKCNSRCGIYT from the coding sequence ATGAAATTTATAGTAAAACCTAAAAGTTTTAGAATAGGCTTATGTTATTGTGATCAGTGTGACTATTGTTCTTTAAAATGTAATAGCAGATGTGGCATTTATACGTAA
- a CDS encoding Clo7bot family Cys-rich peptide — translation MKFIKKPSSKYVLGFCNACSENCHNDCSKQSGCGYCASYGV, via the coding sequence ATGAAATTTATAAAAAAACCATCATCAAAATATGTATTAGGATTTTGTAATGCGTGTTCAGAAAATTGTCATAATGATTGTTCTAAGCAATCAGGATGTGGATATTGCGCATCATATGGTGTTTAA
- a CDS encoding Clo7bot family Cys-rich peptide, translating to MRFIKKPSKKFQLGFCVACSTNCDNRCADQCVVVQPNSN from the coding sequence ATGAGATTTATAAAAAAGCCATCTAAAAAATTTCAATTAGGATTCTGTGTAGCTTGTTCTACAAACTGTGATAACAGATGCGCAGATCAATGCGTAGTTGTACAACCTAATAGTAACTAA